From the Priestia filamentosa genome, the window TAGGAGGAATTGTTGCAAATAACTATGGATACTCATATTCCTTCCTTGTGGCGGTTTTCGCTGCTTCCATCGCTCTTGTTTTAACTTTCTTCTTAAAAGAGAAAAAGGTTGAGAAACACAGGGTAAAACATGAAATGAAAAAGACTATTTTGGAACAAATTACAGATAGGAATTTATGGTTTTTATCCCTAATGGCTATAATCGCCCTTATGGCCTCTTTCGGCATGAGAGTTACATTTACACCCCTTATAGCAAGTGATTTAGGTGCTGATGCGATTACTCTAAGTTGGCTATCAAATGTTTTTTTAATTGCAGGTGGAATAGCAACTTGTTTATCTGGAATCCTCTTTTATAAAAAAATAGGTTTGATAAATACAGCTATTATAGGGGCTTTCCTACAGTTTGTTATTGCAATTCTTACTCCATTTGCTCCCAACCTAATAATGCTGTTTTGTTTACAAGCTCTTTCTGGGATTGCTTTTTCTTTAAATTTTACAGTTTTACTTTCATTAAGTATTATGAATGTTCCAGAACATAAGCAGTCTACCAGAATGGGCCTTTTTCAAAGTCTATTTTCATTTGGAATGTTCTTTGGTCCTGTTTTAATGGGCATATTGACAGAGGTCTTTTCAAGAAGCCTTAGCTTTTTAGTAATTGGTGTGCTTTCAGCCGTTTCAGGTATACTAATGAAAATTTTTATTAAAACGAAGGAGAATCCTAATTTAAAAGATGATATTAACGGTGACCATGAACTTGGTAGCCCTATTAATATTCAACATAAATAGAATAAATATAATTTTATAGAAGTCTATACGTAGTGTTAGTCTTATTTTTACATGCGTATTGAAAGATAAGAGTGAATTAATAATATTCTAGATGGGTAAGGAATAAGCAGATAAGGGGAATAATGGGATGACTTTAACAATAAGAAAACTTATAGATGGTTATAGAAATAAGGAGTTCTCACCAGTTGAAATAACAAAGTGGTATATTGAACGGATTAAAAAGTTAGACACCGAAATTAATTCATACATTACTGTAACTGAGAAACTGGCAATTAAACAGGCGAGAAGGGCAGAGGAAAAAATGAACTCTGATGTACCAAATAATTTAGTTGGTATACCTCTCTCTTTTAAAGACTCAATTGATACGAAGGGTATTCTCACAACAGGTGGATCGGCAGTTGATAAGGATCATATTCCTAATAGTAACGCCGAAGTAGTTGATATATTGGAGGAAGCTGGCAGTATTAACTTGGGCAAAAATAATATGTTTGAATATGGATTTGGCATTACTTCTGAAAATATCTTTTTTGGTGACGTGATCAATCCTTGGAAAGTAAATAAAACGGCAGGAGGATCCAGTAGTGGTTCAGCAGCAGCTGTTGCTGCTAATCTTACTATGGGTTCTATCGGTACAGATGCTGGAGGTTCAATCCGTGTACCAGCTGCTTGTTGTGGAGTTGTAGGCTTAAAACCTACGTATGATTTAATTAGTATAAATGGTATAACACCTTTAGCTTGGACTCTTGATCATGTAGGACCCATTGCTAGGAATGTCGAGGATACAGCTTTAATTATGGAGGCAATTACAAAAAAACATTACGATTTAACTTCTTCAAACAAATTAACAGGGCTAAGAGTTGGGTTACCTAAGCATTATCTTAATGAGAATATGGATTATGAAGTGAAAAAAATTTATGAGAAATGTTTACAGCAGTTATCAAACTTAGGGGCTATTGTAAAAGAGGTAGATACATCATTTTTAGA encodes:
- a CDS encoding MFS transporter, with the translated sequence MSNVQFRLNIVLFFIMTVLFFISISAFDPFISSYARDLGISPLVIGNIMGVTGLASMFIRFPVGIFSDLLNKRMLFIQIGLLVTVVGWIIAFINPNATTLYLAKFLDGITGATWVLYTVMFASYFSINNSAKAVAFLALADYVGALMGSLIGGIVANNYGYSYSFLVAVFAASIALVLTFFLKEKKVEKHRVKHEMKKTILEQITDRNLWFLSLMAIIALMASFGMRVTFTPLIASDLGADAITLSWLSNVFLIAGGIATCLSGILFYKKIGLINTAIIGAFLQFVIAILTPFAPNLIMLFCLQALSGIAFSLNFTVLLSLSIMNVPEHKQSTRMGLFQSLFSFGMFFGPVLMGILTEVFSRSLSFLVIGVLSAVSGILMKIFIKTKENPNLKDDINGDHELGSPINIQHK
- a CDS encoding amidase; this encodes MTLTIRKLIDGYRNKEFSPVEITKWYIERIKKLDTEINSYITVTEKLAIKQARRAEEKMNSDVPNNLVGIPLSFKDSIDTKGILTTGGSAVDKDHIPNSNAEVVDILEEAGSINLGKNNMFEYGFGITSENIFFGDVINPWKVNKTAGGSSSGSAAAVAANLTMGSIGTDAGGSIRVPAACCGVVGLKPTYDLISINGITPLAWTLDHVGPIARNVEDTALIMEAITKKHYDLTSSNKLTGLRVGLPKHYLNENMDYEVKKIYEKCLQQLSNLGAIVKEVDTSFLEDITDLAKVFGTSESSYVHKERISSSLNMYSQDARDTFTRSKNISALDYIAALKKREELREKLTNIFSEVDIMMTPITPITTPDVKADYVTINGKTESIGDCMIRYVSLFNITGHPALSVPGGLTSEGIPIGMQFIANYYREDLLLWAGHCYEKFALQEFYNKRDKEIENYSASI